A window of the Brassica napus cultivar Da-Ae chromosome A2, Da-Ae, whole genome shotgun sequence genome harbors these coding sequences:
- the LOC106371089 gene encoding patellin-1-like: protein MAQEEAQKSADVVAVATTDKEVTVPAPVPEKEVTAPVASEEKAVPEKEEKETSEAEAEKSVPVKEEETVVAEKVIAPSPEELEKKALEEFKELVREALNKREFTPPAPPVKEEKTEEKKAAEETKGEEKTEEKKEEEKPEEAVKVEEKSSDDVAPEETKPEEKSEAAAPAETKSEEKEVVQATVTTTEKASGAEEDGTKTVEAIEESIVSVTPPESSAAPVVVETTVVAEPIEPEEVSIYGVPLLQDERSDTILLKFLRARDFKVKEALTMLKNTVQWRKENKIDELVEAEAGEEASEFEKMVFAHGVDKEGHVVIYSSYGEFQNKEIFSDKEKLNKFLNWRIQLQEKCVRALDFSSPDAKSSFVFVSDFRNAPGLGKRALWQFIRRAVKQFEDNYPEFATRELFINVPWWYIPYYKTFGSIITSPRTRSKMVLAGPSKSADTIFKYIAPEQVPVKYGGLSNEIGGDSVTEAIVKPAAKYTIELPASEACTLSWELRVLGADVTYGAQFEPTTEGSYDVIVFKNRKIGLTDEPVITGSFKVGEPGKIVITIDNQTSKKKKVLYRFKTQPRSDL, encoded by the exons ATGGCTCAAGAAGAGGCACAGAAGTCCGCTGATGTTGTCGCCGTCGCTACCACCGATAAGGAGGTGACTGTTCCTGCTCCAGTGCCAGAGAAGGAGGTGACTGCTCCGGTTGCCTCGGAGGAGAAGGCCGTCCCGGAGAAGGAGGAGAAGGAGACCTCCGAGGCGGAGGCGGAGAAATCTGTTCCGGTGAAGGAAGAAGAGACAGTTGTGGCTGAGAAAGTGATTGCTCCATCGCCTGAGGAGCTTGAGAAGAAGGCACTTGAGGAGTTTAAGGAGCTCGTTAGGGAGGCTCTGAACAAACGGGAATTCACTCCTCCGGCGCCGCCGGTGAAGGAAGAGAAAACAGAGGAGAAGAAAGCGGCGGAGGAAACTAAAGGAGAAGAGAAAACAGAGGAAAAGAAGGAAGAGGAGAAACCAGAAGAAGCCGTCAAGGTCGAGGAGAAATCATCTGATGACGTGGCTCCGGAAGAGACCAAGCCGGAGGAGAAATCTGAGGCGGCGGCTCCCGCTGAGACCAAATCAGAGGAGAAAGAAGTTGTGCAAGCCACCGTGACCACCACCGAGAAAGCCTCGGGTGCTGAAGAAGACGGAACCAAGACGGTAGAAGCAATCGAAGAGTCAATCGTCTCCGTCACTCCTCCAGAATCCTCCGCTGCGCCTGTTGTCGTAGAGACCACCGTCGTCGCCGAGCCTATTGAGCCGGAAGAAGTCTCGATCTACGGTGTGCCTCTCCTCCAAGACGAGAGATCCGACACAATCCTCCTCAAGTTCCTCCGTGCGAGAGACTTCAAGGTCAAGGAAGCCTTAACCATGCTGAAAAACACCGTCCAGTGGCGCAAGGAGAACAAAATCGACGAGCTGGTCGAGGCCGAGGCCGGAGAAGAAGCCAGTGAGTTCGAGAAGATGGTGTTCGCTCACGGCGTCGACAAGGAAGGTCACGTCGTGATTTACAGCTCCTACGGAGAGTTCCAGAACAAGGAGATTTTCTCCGACAAGGAGAAGCTTAACAAGTTCCTCAACTGGAGGATTCAGCTACAAGAGAAGTGTGTGAGAGCTCTTGACTTCAGCAGCCCTGATGCCAAGTCTTCGTTCGTGTTCGTCAGCGACTTCAGGAACGCTCCTGGACTCGGCAAGAGAGCCTTGTGGCAGTTCATCAGGCGTGCAGTCAAACAATTCGAGGACAATTATCCAGAGTTCGCCACTAGAGAG TTGTTCATCAATGTTCCATGGTGGTACATTCCTTACTACAAAACATTCGGATCTATCATCACATCGCCAAGGACTAGAAGCAAGATGGTACTTGCTGGTCCATCCAAATCTGCCGATACCATTTTCAA ATACATAGCTCCTGAACAAGTCCCGGTTAAATATGGCGGACTTAGCAATGAAATTGGTGGAGACTCTGTAACCGAAGCCATTGTTAAACCAGCAGCCAAATACACCATCGAATTGCCTGCTTCTGAG GCTTGCACGCTCTCATGGGAGCTTAGGGTTTTGGGTGCAGATGTGACTTATGGAGCTCAGTTTGAGCCGACCACAGAGGGAAGCTATGATGTGATCGTCTTTAAGAACCGAAAGATTGGTTTAACTGACGAACCGGTGATAACTGGTTCTTTTAAGGTTGGTGAACCGGGAAAGATTGTGATCACAATCGATAACCAGACTtccaagaaaaagaaagtgCTCTACCGGTTCAAAACTCAACCAAGGTCCGATCTTTGA
- the LOC106371088 gene encoding patellin-3-like, producing the protein MAEEYITTTTLATPENQPSSGLTPPQESNSTHQVLATEIETPEKATETNPPENSVAAAAQPEVTPEEQRPPKVTETETASTEKKETSEKEEAAEEDKRIPQNLGSFKEESSKLSDLSDSEKKSLDELKHLVRDALDNHQFGSVPKPEDGSNAPEEVTIWGVPLLKDDRSDVVLLKFLRARDFKVKDSLAMLKNTVKWRREVKIDELVDEDLVDDLDKVVFMHGHDREGHPVCYNVYGEFQNKELYNKTFSDEEKRKHFLRTRIQFLERSIRKLDFSSGGVSTIFQINDMKNSPGLGKKELRSATKQAVQLLQDNYPEFVFKQAFINVPWWYLVFYTVIGPFMTPRSKSKLVFAGPSRSAETLFKYISPEQVPVQYGGLSVDPCDCNPDFSLDDPASEVIVKPGTKQTVEIIIYEKCEIVWEIRVIGWEVSYKAEFVPEEKDAYTVVVQKPRKMKPFDEPVLTQSFKVNELGKVLLTVDNPTSKKKKLVYRFSVKPL; encoded by the exons atggCAGAAGAATATATCACCACCACCACTCTCGCTACACCGGAGAATCAACCATCATCGGGACTAACACCTCCACAAGAATCAAACTCTACTCACCAAGTCTTGGCGACTGAGATTGAAACTCCAGAGAAAGCTACCGAGACTAACCCACCGGAAAATTCAGTAGCCGCCGCGGCTCAGCCTGAAGTAACACCGGAAGAGCAACGCCCACCAAAAGTAACGGAAACAGAAACGGCGTCAACGGAGAAAAAAGAGACGTCGGAGAAGGAAGAAGCTGCTGAAGAGGACAAGAGAATTCCACAGAATCTTGGCTCGTTCAAAGAAGAGAGCAGCAAGCTCTCCGATCTCTCCGATTCCGAGAAGAAATCTCTTGATGAACTGAAACATCTTGTGCGAGATGCTCTAGACAATCACCAATTCGGTTCAGTACCTAAACCGGAAGATGGCAGCAACGCACCTGAAGAAGTCACGATCTGGGGAGTACCGCTCCTCAAGGACGACAGAAGCGACGTCGTTTTACTGAAGTTCCTACGCGCTAGGGACTTCAAGGTGAAAGATTCGCTGGCAATGCTCAAGAACACAGTCAAGTGGAGAAGGGAGGTCAAGATCGACGAGTTGGTCGATGAAGACCTTGTGGATGATCTAGACAAGGTGGTGTTCATGCATGGGCACGACCGAGAAGGACACCCGGTGTGTTACAATGTCTACGGTGAGTTTCAGAACAAGGAGCTTTACAACAAGACGTTCTCTGATGAGGAGAAGAGGAAACATTTCTTGAGGACGAGGATTCAGTTCTTGGAGAGGAGTATAAGGAAGCTAGACTTCAGCTCCGGTGGAGTTTCCACCATTTTTCAGATCAACGATATGAAGAACTCTCCGGGACTGGGGAAGAAAGAGCTTAGATCGGCGACCAAGCAAGCCGTGCAGTTGCTTCAGGACAATTACCCTGAGTTTGTCTTCAAACAG GCCTTCATCAATGTTCCCTGGTGGTACCTTGTGTTTTACACTGTGATTGGTCCGTTCATGACACCAAGATCAAAGAGCAAGTTGGTGTTTGCTGGTCCGTCAAGATCAGCCGAAACCCTTTTCAA ATACATATCACCTGAACAAGTCCCGGTACAATACGGAGGATTGAGTGTAGATCCTTGTGACTGCAATCCAGACTTCTCCTTGGATGATCCAGCCTCAGAGGTCATTGTCAAACCTGGAACAAAGCAAACTGTTGAGATCATAATCTATGAG AAATGTGAGATTGTGTGGGAGATAAGGGTAATTGGATGGGAAGTGAGCTACAAGGCAGAGTTTGTGCCTGAAGAGAAAGATGCTTATACGGTGGTTGTACAGAAACCGAGGAAGATGAAACCATTCGATGAACCGGTGTTAACCCAGAGCTTCAAAGTGAATGAGCTTGGCAAGGTTTTACTCACTGTAGACAACCCAACctctaagaagaagaaactcgTTTACAGGTTCAGTGTCAAACCACTCTGA